A window of the Rickettsia felis URRWXCal2 genome harbors these coding sequences:
- a CDS encoding unknown (Similar to short-chain dehydrogenases of various substrate specificities) yields MPGCIRNYDEKIARQEMEVNYFAPLHLINAFSENLIKNNNCAIVNIISIGGLYPSPVYVTYSASKSALYSLTQAIRIEMMMYTR; encoded by the coding sequence TTGCCCGGTTGTATTCGTAACTACGACGAAAAAATAGCCCGCCAAGAGATGGAGGTTAATTATTTTGCTCCACTGCATCTTATAAATGCCTTTTCAGAAAATCTTATAAAAAATAATAATTGTGCTATAGTTAACATTATTTCTATCGGAGGGCTATATCCTTCTCCTGTATATGTTACTTATTCAGCTTCAAAGTCAGCTCTATATTCTTTGACTCAAGCTATTAGGATAGAAATGATGATGTATACTCGCTGA
- the n2B gene encoding Putative ATPase n2B, with protein MSKSSTSLILDSKQAALLEELKQLAAELNKPKSLFKFFNQNSLKSGIYLYGPVGSGKTMLMNSFFEEISISKIIIHYQNFMQEIHKSMHKLQTENQKDIIPKIAKNYAKHTKLLCIDEFEIKDITDAMIIGRLFNELIKQNIFIFITSNTSPNNLYKDGLQRESFLPFIKIINNTFYVKYLDNHHDYRFDKALGVKGARIIYPLTLENQNKLEEIITDISDNNLISQNIQVLGREISFQKVHKRILVTDYNELFTRDLSYIDYGNICQNFNVIIVKNVQIIPSDDTNTAVRFINFIDNAYFYKILLFMSLEDSPNKIYQGSARAAEFKRTISRLNEMNSESYLLENDFKN; from the coding sequence ATGAGCAAATCCTCTACTTCATTAATACTAGATTCAAAACAAGCTGCTTTACTAGAAGAATTAAAACAGCTTGCAGCAGAACTTAATAAGCCTAAAAGCTTATTCAAATTCTTTAATCAAAACAGCTTAAAAAGCGGAATTTATTTATACGGTCCGGTGGGCAGCGGTAAGACTATGCTCATGAATTCTTTTTTTGAAGAGATAAGCATATCTAAAATCATTATCCATTATCAGAACTTTATGCAGGAAATTCATAAATCTATGCATAAATTACAAACAGAAAATCAAAAAGATATCATCCCTAAAATTGCTAAAAACTATGCTAAACATACTAAACTGTTATGTATAGATGAGTTTGAAATTAAAGACATTACCGATGCAATGATAATAGGTAGATTATTTAATGAATTAATAAAGCAAAATATTTTTATTTTTATAACCTCTAACACGAGTCCCAATAATCTTTACAAAGACGGATTACAACGAGAATCTTTCTTACCTTTTATAAAGATAATCAACAATACATTTTACGTTAAATATCTAGATAATCACCATGATTATCGATTTGATAAAGCATTAGGAGTTAAAGGAGCAAGGATAATTTATCCCTTAACTTTAGAAAATCAAAATAAGCTTGAAGAAATTATCACAGATATTAGTGATAATAATCTTATTTCTCAAAATATACAGGTTCTAGGTAGAGAAATATCCTTTCAAAAAGTACATAAAAGAATACTAGTAACAGATTATAATGAATTATTTACAAGAGACTTAAGCTATATCGATTATGGTAATATTTGTCAAAATTTCAACGTTATTATAGTTAAGAACGTTCAAATCATTCCATCTGATGATACAAATACAGCTGTTAGATTTATCAATTTTATCGATAATGCTTATTTCTATAAAATACTCTTATTTATGAGCTTAGAAGATAGCCCAAATAAAATATATCAAGGTTCAGCTCGAGCCGCAGAATTCAAACGCACTATTTCAAGACTAAATGAAATGAATAGCGAATCTTATTTGCTAGAGAATGACTTTAAGAATTGA
- a CDS encoding Nucleotidyltransferase domain (Putative kanamycin nucleotidyltransferase), translated as MNSITEYSFLTNLTKLPFIEEIWLFGSRGRGDNHERADIDIAILCPNASKEDWQQVLEIIYDADTLLKIDCVRFDTLNDDDKFKQNIIDFKKILYKKGEILMEKIFWQDYFKTLGQAIQCLHEVIERTKIDKDPIFLDAAIQRFEFVIELFWKVLKKILTYEEIDSTTPRDVMSKAFQFNIIDDEQMWLEILKDRNVTSHVYKYEDAKQVFENIKIYLLILEKTYNKLDKKYFG; from the coding sequence ATGAATAGTATCACAGAATATTCTTTTTTAACAAATCTTACTAAATTACCTTTTATCGAGGAGATTTGGCTTTTTGGCTCACGCGGGCGAGGGGATAATCATGAGAGAGCGGATATTGATATCGCCATTCTTTGCCCTAATGCAAGTAAAGAGGACTGGCAGCAAGTTTTAGAAATAATATATGATGCAGATACACTTCTAAAAATAGATTGTGTACGATTCGATACATTAAATGATGATGATAAATTTAAACAAAATATCATTGATTTTAAAAAAATTCTTTATAAAAAAGGAGAAATTCTAATGGAAAAAATATTTTGGCAAGATTATTTTAAAACACTAGGACAAGCTATACAGTGCTTACATGAGGTTATAGAAAGAACTAAAATAGATAAAGATCCTATTTTTTTAGATGCTGCTATTCAGCGATTTGAATTCGTAATAGAACTATTTTGGAAAGTTTTAAAAAAAATATTAACTTACGAGGAAATTGATAGTACTACTCCAAGAGATGTAATGAGTAAAGCCTTTCAATTTAACATAATTGATGATGAGCAAATGTGGCTCGAAATACTTAAAGATCGAAATGTTACCTCTCATGTTTACAAATATGAAGATGCAAAACAAGTTTTTGAAAATATTAAAATATATTTACTGATTTTAGAAAAAACCTATAACAAACTAGATAAAAAATATTTTGGATGA
- the queA gene encoding S-adenosylmethionine:tRNA ribosyltransferase-isomerase: MKLSDFDFDLPTELIAQYPASERDNSDLLIATTPPIKTKFYNIIDYLKEGDLLVFNNSKVIKAKLNLERNITINLNQKLSDDSWSAFAKPARKLNIGDEFYSDNHKVIITEKFAMGEIKVKFELDNISVFEFLDKYGEMPLPVYIRRSKRHGEEEESSDEAISSQNPEIATESKRTPSNDDKLDSLRYQTIYSQIEGSVAAPTAGLHFTKEILDKLKAKGVQIAFVTLHVGAGTFLPVKTENIHEHKIHTEYCSITPETAEIINKAKQERRRIIAVGTTTLRTLESSCNNGVVKAGSFETDIFITPGFKFQTTDMLLTNFHFPKSTLFMLICAFAGFKEMHELYKYAIKEKMRFFSYGDATVLYRKV; encoded by the coding sequence ATGAAACTATCTGACTTTGACTTTGATTTACCAACTGAACTTATAGCACAATATCCGGCTAGTGAACGTGATAACTCGGATTTACTAATTGCTACTACACCACCTATTAAAACCAAATTCTACAATATAATAGATTACTTAAAAGAAGGGGATTTATTAGTCTTTAATAATAGCAAAGTGATAAAAGCAAAGTTAAATTTAGAGAGAAATATTACAATAAATTTGAATCAAAAATTATCGGATGATAGTTGGTCGGCTTTTGCTAAACCGGCTCGAAAACTTAATATAGGCGATGAGTTTTATTCTGATAATCATAAGGTAATAATTACCGAAAAATTTGCAATGGGTGAGATTAAAGTAAAATTTGAACTTGATAATATTTCGGTATTTGAATTTTTGGACAAATACGGTGAGATGCCGCTACCGGTTTATATTAGACGTTCTAAACGTCATGGCGAGGAAGAAGAGAGTTCTGACGAAGCAATCTCATCACAAAATCCTGAGATTGCCACGGAGTCCAAAAGGACGCCTAGCAATGACGATAAGCTAGACTCTCTACGCTATCAAACAATTTACAGTCAAATAGAAGGGTCAGTTGCAGCACCGACGGCAGGGTTGCATTTTACTAAGGAAATACTTGATAAGCTTAAAGCAAAAGGCGTGCAAATCGCTTTTGTAACCTTACATGTGGGAGCAGGAACTTTTTTACCTGTAAAAACCGAAAATATTCATGAGCATAAAATACACACCGAATATTGCTCTATTACTCCTGAAACTGCTGAAATCATCAACAAAGCAAAGCAAGAAAGGAGGCGTATTATCGCAGTCGGCACTACAACACTTAGAACTCTTGAGAGTTCTTGCAATAACGGCGTCGTAAAAGCGGGTAGTTTTGAAACTGATATTTTTATAACTCCCGGCTTTAAATTTCAAACGACCGATATGCTGCTTACTAATTTCCATTTCCCTAAATCTACTTTATTTATGCTTATATGTGCTTTTGCCGGCTTTAAAGAGATGCATGAATTATATAAATATGCTATAAAAGAAAAAATGCGTTTTTTCAGCTATGGCGATGCAACAGTTTTGTATAGGAAAGTATGA
- the abcT3 gene encoding Multidrug resistance ABC transporter ATP-binding protein yields MIKYPTLSKSTFSLGIYFLKFDKVKITLLTVICILLGMIPAIDSILLQKIIDLIESFSDENANNLLSSMIYWAVFYALWWESINIAYRSYDYLYLKTMPVIKGKILNELYNYTQYHSHKFFQDNLAGHISNRITETARSFEMIISIFGEKILRKLAIIVFALIALYSVHYVFATIFILWITVFLGLSVLFSDKINKYSLNYARSQSFVAGSIVDAISNINAVRMFTAHKFERQHLETRVENAVADEQTMQFFMFKLRYALGTSCSIMIFIMIYYLSKLRSELSISIGDCVLVLTLCINVADDIWDLTQEIGDMFEQIGAFNQGLSLMAPHIITDIENATPLDIKEGIIEFRNVTFNYHHNNNLFRNKSVLIPSKQKVGLVGFSGSGKTTFISLLTRLHDIEDGMILIDNQNIKNVTQDSLRKAISLIPQEPVLFHRTILDNIRYGKKEATLEEVIIAAKAAHIHDVIDNLPDGYDTMCGERGNNLSGGQRQRIIIARAILKNAPILILDEATSSLDSETESLIQESMDYLMQNKTVIVIAHRLSTLLNMDRILVFEKGSIIDDGSHAELLKNSKLYQKLWNSQVKGLIV; encoded by the coding sequence GTGATAAAATACCCTACTTTATCTAAATCAACATTTAGCTTAGGTATTTATTTTTTAAAATTCGATAAAGTTAAAATTACTTTATTGACTGTAATCTGTATTTTACTCGGTATGATTCCGGCAATTGATAGTATATTACTTCAGAAAATTATTGATCTAATCGAATCTTTCAGTGATGAGAACGCAAATAACCTTTTATCTTCCATGATTTACTGGGCAGTATTTTATGCTCTTTGGTGGGAGAGTATTAATATAGCATATCGTTCATATGATTATTTGTATCTAAAGACTATGCCCGTAATAAAAGGAAAAATACTAAATGAACTTTATAATTATACTCAATATCATAGCCATAAATTCTTTCAGGATAATCTAGCAGGACATATTAGCAATCGTATTACCGAAACCGCAAGATCGTTTGAGATGATTATTTCAATATTCGGCGAAAAAATTCTTCGTAAACTAGCTATTATCGTATTTGCATTAATTGCTTTATATTCCGTACATTACGTTTTTGCTACGATATTTATTTTATGGATTACGGTTTTTTTAGGGCTGAGTGTTCTTTTCTCGGATAAAATCAATAAATACTCATTAAATTATGCTAGAAGCCAATCTTTTGTTGCCGGTAGTATCGTAGATGCAATTAGCAACATTAATGCGGTTAGAATGTTTACAGCCCATAAATTTGAACGTCAACATCTAGAAACAAGAGTAGAAAATGCCGTAGCCGATGAACAAACTATGCAGTTCTTCATGTTCAAACTGCGTTATGCTCTTGGGACTTCTTGTTCAATAATGATCTTTATAATGATTTATTATTTATCTAAACTTCGTAGTGAATTATCTATAAGCATAGGTGATTGCGTATTAGTGCTAACATTATGTATAAATGTAGCAGACGATATTTGGGATTTAACACAAGAAATCGGTGATATGTTCGAGCAGATCGGGGCATTTAATCAAGGCTTATCCCTAATGGCACCGCATATTATAACGGATATTGAAAACGCTACTCCTTTAGATATCAAAGAAGGGATTATTGAATTTAGAAATGTTACCTTTAATTATCACCATAATAATAATTTATTTCGTAATAAATCGGTATTAATTCCAAGTAAGCAAAAAGTGGGACTAGTTGGTTTTTCCGGTTCAGGGAAAACCACTTTTATTAGTTTGCTCACGAGATTACATGATATAGAAGACGGAATGATTTTAATAGATAACCAAAATATTAAAAACGTAACTCAAGATTCTTTAAGAAAAGCCATTAGCCTTATACCGCAAGAGCCGGTACTTTTTCATCGTACTATTTTAGACAATATCCGATACGGAAAAAAAGAAGCTACTCTTGAGGAGGTTATAATTGCTGCAAAAGCTGCACATATTCATGATGTTATCGATAATCTACCAGACGGTTACGATACTATGTGTGGAGAACGAGGAAATAATTTATCCGGCGGTCAGCGTCAAAGAATTATCATAGCAAGAGCCATCTTAAAAAATGCTCCTATTTTGATTCTTGATGAAGCAACAAGTAGCTTAGATAGCGAAACGGAAAGTCTGATTCAAGAGTCAATGGATTATTTAATGCAAAATAAAACCGTGATAGTTATTGCTCATAGATTATCTACTTTACTCAATATGGATAGGATTTTAGTCTTTGAAAAAGGTAGTATAATCGATGATGGTAGCCACGCAGAATTACTAAAAAATAGTAAGCTATATCAAAAATTATGGAACTCCCAAGTTAAAGGATTGATAGTGTGA